In Nitrospirota bacterium, a single genomic region encodes these proteins:
- the nhaA gene encoding Na+/H+ antiporter NhaA, protein MFQRNEDGTREPLIGPVIEPFQSFIHAESAAGILLLISTVIALAWANSPWADAYPAFRRLPVTLGIGDFALTEPLILWINDGLMAMFFFVIGLEIKREVLVGELSSLRQAALPLAAALGGSTLPALIYFGFNAGTEGARGWGIPMATDIAFSLGILSLLGARVPVALKVFLVALAIRDDLAAVLIIALFYTSTISWASLAVGAAFLVGLIGANLLGIRHPLVYGILGIGGLWLAFFLSGIHPTIAGVLAALTIPARTKLSGEEFVVRVRALLEKFQKATDPGRPPLANPDRQAVATRLQQAAHEVGTPLQRLEHALHPWIIAVVLPVFALANAGVTIEGDPAATLLPPVALGVIAGLLIGKPVGVTLASWSAVRIGVAALPEEITWRHVIGVGCLAGIGFTMSLFIDGLAFGKTPLDAPAKVGILTGSVLAGAAGWLILRTAGPPERESAVPLQPLLGKEW, encoded by the coding sequence ATGTTTCAACGGAACGAAGACGGGACCAGAGAGCCGCTGATCGGGCCGGTCATCGAGCCGTTCCAGAGCTTCATCCACGCGGAGTCGGCGGCCGGCATCCTGCTGCTGATCTCGACGGTCATTGCGCTGGCATGGGCGAACTCGCCCTGGGCGGATGCCTACCCGGCGTTTCGTCGGCTGCCGGTCACGCTCGGAATCGGCGACTTCGCCCTCACGGAGCCGCTGATCCTGTGGATCAACGACGGGCTCATGGCGATGTTCTTCTTCGTCATCGGGCTGGAAATCAAGCGCGAGGTCCTGGTCGGGGAGCTCTCCTCTCTGCGCCAGGCCGCCCTACCCCTCGCCGCCGCGCTGGGGGGGTCGACTCTCCCGGCCCTGATCTACTTCGGCTTCAACGCCGGGACCGAGGGCGCGAGGGGCTGGGGCATCCCGATGGCCACGGACATCGCCTTCTCGCTGGGAATCCTGTCGCTGCTCGGGGCGCGCGTCCCGGTTGCGCTCAAGGTCTTTCTCGTCGCGCTCGCGATCCGGGACGACCTGGCGGCGGTGCTGATCATCGCCTTGTTTTACACGTCCACGATCTCCTGGGCGAGCCTGGCGGTGGGCGCGGCGTTTCTGGTCGGTCTCATCGGCGCGAACCTCCTGGGCATCCGCCATCCGCTGGTCTACGGAATTCTCGGCATCGGCGGGTTGTGGCTAGCGTTCTTCCTGTCCGGCATCCATCCGACAATCGCCGGCGTGCTCGCGGCGCTTACGATCCCGGCGAGGACGAAGCTGTCCGGTGAGGAGTTCGTCGTGCGGGTGCGCGCGCTGCTCGAGAAGTTCCAGAAGGCGACGGACCCGGGCCGTCCCCCGCTGGCGAACCCGGACCGGCAGGCCGTGGCGACACGCCTGCAGCAGGCGGCCCACGAAGTCGGCACCCCGCTGCAGCGTCTGGAGCACGCCCTGCACCCGTGGATCATCGCCGTCGTCCTGCCCGTCTTCGCCCTGGCCAACGCCGGCGTCACGATCGAGGGCGATCCGGCGGCGACCCTGTTGCCTCCGGTGGCGCTCGGCGTGATCGCCGGCCTGCTGATCGGCAAGCCGGTCGGGGTCACGCTGGCTTCTTGGTCGGCGGTGCGCATTGGGGTCGCCGCCCTGCCCGAGGAGATCACATGGCGTCACGTGATCGGCGTGGGATGTCTGGCCGGCATCGGTTTCACGATGTCGCTGTTCATCGACGGGCTCGCGTTCGGCAAGACGCCGCTGGACGCTCCCGCCAAAGTGGGCATCCTGACCGGGTCGGTCCTGGCGGGCGCCGCAGGCTGGTTGATCCTGCGGACTGCGGGTCCGCCGGAGCGGGAGTCGGCCGTACCTCTCCAACCCCTCCTTGGTAAGGAGTGGTGA